From a single Vigna radiata var. radiata cultivar VC1973A unplaced genomic scaffold, Vradiata_ver6 scaffold_206, whole genome shotgun sequence genomic region:
- the LOC106780778 gene encoding F-box/kelch-repeat protein At1g23390, which produces MATCSEINNTNIQDQIEAPINQDILEDIFSHVPLIHLVPASHVSRAWNRALSISLRHVNPVKPWLTMHIQNPRALHVTTTFAYDPRSRTWFQIHAPHPNHTSTLRASNSTLLYTLSFCEFAFSIDPLHLHWHHVCPPRVCRTDPIVARVGPRIVVAGGACDFEDDPLAVEVYDTESRAWTGCQSMPAILKDSSASTWLSTAVAGEKMYVTEKNSGLTYSLDCKTMTWQGPLEMRPNLSVFHCVTGAIGGRLMVAGMVGEVEKVEEVKLWEVKGELEVESELGYWCEELATMPKEMMVKIMGESGGSILVNWIGNCVYFQNRWEGEEIVVCEVGSGGNCEWESVRNVTVSDVSRMQRRVFCGAHVGLEDLKRAIKKNCMFLEKTV; this is translated from the coding sequence ATGGCAACATGCAGTGAAATCAACAACACCAACATTCAAGACCAAATAGAAGCTCCCATAAACCAAGACATCTTAGAGGACATATTCTCTCACGTACCACTCATCCACCTCGTCCCAGCTTCTCACGTCTCACGTGCCTGGAACCGTGCGCTCTCCATCTCCCTCCGCCACGTCAACCCCGTCAAGCCATGGCTCACCATGCACATCCAGAACCCCCGTGCACTGCACGTCACCACCACCTTCGCCTACGACCCACGCTCCCGCACCTGGTTCCAGATCCACGCGCCGCATCCCAACCACACCTCCACTCTCCGCGCCTCCAATTCCACGCTCCTCTACACGCTCTCCTTCTGCGAGTTCGCCTTCTCCATCGACCCCCTCCATCTCCACTGGCACCACGTGTGTCCCCCACGCGTGTGTCGCACTGACCCCATCGTTGCGCGAGTGGGACCACGCATTGTGGTCGCGGGAGGCGCGTGCGACTTCGAGGACGATCCTCTGGCAGTGGAGGTGTACGACACGGAGTCCCGCGCGTGGACCGGCTGCCAGTCTATGCCGGCAATTCTCAAGGACTCCTCCGCTTCCACATGGCTCTCTACGGCCGTCGCCGGAGAGAAGATGTACGTGACGGAGAAAAACTCCGGTTTGACGTACTCGCTGGATTGTAAGACGATGACGTGGCAGGGTCCGTTGGAGATGCGTCCAAATCTGAGCGTTTTCCACTGCGTGACCGGAGCGATAGGCGGTCGTTTAATGGTGGCGGGGATGGTGGGAGAGGTGGAGAAGGTGGAAGAGGTGAAGTTGTGGGAAGTGAAAGGGGAATTAGAGGTAGAAAGTGAATTAGGGTATTGGTGTGAGGAGTTAGCGACGATGCCGAAGGAGATGATGGTGAAGATTATGGGTGAGAGCGGTGGTTCCATTTTGGTTAACTGGATTGGGAATTGTGTATATTTTCAGAACCGTTGGGAAGGGGAGGAGATTGTTGTGTGCGAAGTTGGGAGTGGCGGAAATTGCGAATGGGAAAGCGTGAGGAACGTGACAGTGAGTGACGTGAGTCGCATGCAGAGAAGGGTGTTTTGTGGTGCCCATGTGGGgcttgaagatttgaagagggCGATCAAGAAAAATTGTATGTTTCTGGAAAAAACAGTGTAA